A single genomic interval of Pirellulales bacterium harbors:
- the sppA gene encoding signal peptide peptidase SppA, which produces MDPQPQPVPPSEIVVPTMVPERPAPPPPRPPRRSYGCLALILGAGLVLSLLLNFALSSSESFTSSDSQVTQKYHSLARFGRDKVAIIEVAGPIMDGDSTKRAIDAAKDDKHIKAVVLRVDSPGGTVSASDYIYHHLSELAKEREIPIVVSMGGIAASGGYYISMAVGDTPGTIFAEPSTWTGSIGVIIPHYDFSGLLSEYKVSEDSIKSHRLKAIGSVTKPMTEEERALLQGLVDDGFDQFKEVVKSGRPRFAEHPDQLDAVATGQVYTAKQAKEHGLVDEIGYIEEAIERALELAKLDKKKTKVVELKPQLGLFEQLLMGPDAQARSSLTGLGLSQLLDLTSPRAYYMFTWLPALGGIARP; this is translated from the coding sequence ATGGACCCGCAACCACAGCCCGTGCCACCATCAGAAATCGTCGTACCAACGATGGTCCCCGAGCGCCCGGCCCCTCCGCCGCCGCGCCCGCCGCGGCGCAGTTATGGCTGCCTGGCGCTGATTCTCGGCGCCGGACTCGTGTTGTCGCTACTGCTTAACTTCGCGCTCAGTTCGTCGGAGAGCTTCACCTCATCCGACTCGCAGGTCACACAAAAGTATCATTCGCTCGCGCGCTTTGGGCGTGACAAAGTGGCGATCATCGAAGTCGCGGGTCCGATCATGGATGGCGACTCGACCAAACGGGCCATCGACGCCGCCAAGGACGACAAGCACATCAAAGCGGTGGTGCTGCGAGTCGATTCGCCCGGCGGCACGGTCAGCGCTAGCGACTACATTTATCATCACCTCAGCGAGCTGGCCAAAGAGCGCGAGATTCCGATCGTCGTCAGCATGGGAGGCATCGCGGCCAGCGGCGGATACTACATCTCGATGGCGGTGGGCGACACGCCCGGAACCATCTTTGCCGAGCCCTCAACCTGGACCGGCTCGATTGGCGTGATCATTCCGCACTACGATTTCTCCGGACTCCTCTCCGAATACAAGGTGAGCGAGGACTCGATCAAGAGCCATCGGCTCAAGGCGATTGGCAGCGTCACCAAGCCAATGACCGAAGAAGAACGCGCCCTGTTGCAAGGTCTAGTCGATGACGGCTTTGACCAATTCAAGGAGGTGGTCAAATCGGGCAGGCCCCGCTTTGCTGAGCATCCAGACCAACTCGATGCGGTCGCCACGGGCCAGGTCTACACGGCCAAACAGGCGAAAGAGCATGGCTTGGTCGACGAAATTGGCTACATCGAGGAGGCCATCGAGCGCGCGCTGGAGTTGGCCAAGCTCGATAAGAAAAAGACCAAAGTTGTGGAGCTCAAACCGCAACTGGGGCTGTTCGAGCAACTGCTCATGGGCCCCGACGCTCAGGCTCGGTCGTCGCTGACCGGCCTGGGCCTCTCGCAACTGCTCGATCTGACTTCGCCGCGCGCCTATTACATGTTCACCTGGCTGCCGGCGCTGGGCGGCATTGCTCGCCCCTAA
- a CDS encoding zinc ribbon domain-containing protein has product MPTYDYKCDACGHQFELFQSITADAETKCPECKKKKLRRLIGPGAAIVFKGSGFYKTDYRSDSYKKQAAADKSASESKSSGDAKSSESKPSGAKSSDSKPKKGKPEAA; this is encoded by the coding sequence ATGCCCACATACGATTACAAGTGCGACGCCTGCGGCCATCAGTTCGAGCTGTTTCAATCGATCACCGCCGATGCCGAAACCAAGTGCCCCGAATGCAAGAAGAAGAAACTCCGTCGCTTGATCGGCCCCGGCGCCGCGATCGTTTTTAAAGGCTCGGGCTTCTACAAAACCGACTACCGCAGCGACTCGTATAAGAAACAAGCGGCGGCGGACAAGAGCGCGTCCGAGAGCAAATCGTCTGGCGACGCCAAATCGTCCGAGTCCAAGCCCAGCGGCGCCAAGAGCAGCGATTCCAAGCCGAAGAAGGGCAAGCCCGAGGCGGCGTAA
- the grpE gene encoding nucleotide exchange factor GrpE → MADAQPQDPSRPNNEAENELSSADDLNQLRDDLTEATNRALRAQADLENYRKRAQREMDDERRYANMPLLKDLLPVLDNISRAVESAEKTHDVQGLLTGVQMIGKQLEDALARFGCRRIEALHQPFDPHLHQAILQQPTTEHDENTVVGVAQEGYKLHDRVVRPTQVIVSKSP, encoded by the coding sequence GTGGCTGATGCTCAACCCCAGGATCCATCCCGGCCGAACAACGAGGCCGAAAACGAACTGTCCAGCGCCGACGATTTGAATCAATTGCGCGACGACCTGACCGAAGCGACCAACCGCGCATTGCGCGCGCAGGCCGACCTGGAGAACTACCGTAAACGCGCCCAGCGCGAGATGGACGACGAGCGCCGTTACGCCAACATGCCGCTGCTCAAAGATCTGCTGCCGGTGCTCGACAACATTAGTCGCGCCGTGGAGTCCGCCGAAAAGACCCACGATGTGCAAGGCCTGCTGACCGGCGTGCAAATGATCGGTAAGCAGCTAGAAGACGCGCTTGCCCGCTTTGGTTGCCGACGCATCGAAGCGCTGCACCAGCCGTTCGATCCGCATTTGCACCAGGCCATTTTGCAGCAGCCCACGACCGAACATGACGAGAACACCGTGGTCGGCGTGGCGCAAGAAGGGTACAAACTGCACGATCGCGTGGTGCGGCCCACTCAGGTTATCGTCTCGAAATCGCCATAA
- the dnaJ gene encoding molecular chaperone DnaJ yields MATKRCYYEVLGVVRTSSAKEISDSYRKLALKYHPDRNPGDEEAVARFKECAEAFEILNDREKRARYDRYGHAGVDAQHGAGHFGDINDIFEAFGDIFGDSAFGDVFGRSGRRGRARRGADVHCRVTLDLLEAARGVTKIIEFDRHEACEECSGSGCQRGSKPEPCAYCGGRGQVLQSSGVFRIQTTCPSCQGAGVMIKNPCRECRGAGFRAGRVKREVRIPAGVDSDTRLRLEGEGEPSPQGGPRGDCYCVIQVREHSLFQREGQHLILRVPITYAQAALGAEIEVPTLDGREELTIPPGTQPAEVFKLRGRGMPDPSRHRGVGDLLVQVHLEVPKKLTERQEELLRELADEEQTNVSAHRKTFMERLREYFVSDEADRQEN; encoded by the coding sequence ATGGCCACAAAGCGTTGTTACTACGAGGTGCTGGGCGTAGTCCGCACCTCCTCGGCGAAAGAGATTTCCGATAGCTATCGGAAACTCGCGCTCAAGTACCATCCCGATCGCAATCCGGGGGACGAAGAGGCGGTTGCGCGCTTCAAGGAGTGCGCCGAGGCTTTCGAGATTCTCAACGATCGCGAAAAGCGCGCCCGCTACGACCGCTATGGCCATGCTGGCGTCGACGCCCAGCATGGCGCGGGACACTTTGGCGACATCAACGACATCTTCGAGGCCTTTGGCGACATCTTTGGCGACAGCGCTTTTGGAGACGTGTTTGGCCGGAGCGGACGTCGCGGCCGCGCCCGACGCGGCGCCGACGTGCATTGCCGGGTCACGCTCGATCTTTTGGAAGCGGCGCGTGGCGTCACCAAAATCATCGAGTTCGACCGCCACGAAGCATGCGAGGAGTGCAGCGGTTCTGGCTGTCAGCGCGGCTCCAAGCCGGAGCCGTGCGCTTATTGCGGCGGACGCGGCCAGGTGTTGCAGTCGAGCGGCGTGTTTCGCATTCAAACCACATGCCCTTCTTGTCAGGGCGCCGGGGTGATGATCAAAAACCCGTGTCGAGAGTGTCGTGGCGCCGGTTTTCGCGCCGGCCGCGTCAAACGCGAGGTGCGCATCCCGGCGGGGGTCGACAGCGATACCCGGCTGCGCTTGGAGGGCGAAGGCGAGCCCAGCCCGCAGGGCGGACCGCGCGGCGACTGCTATTGCGTCATCCAGGTGCGCGAGCACTCGCTGTTTCAGCGCGAAGGGCAGCACTTGATTCTGCGCGTGCCGATCACGTACGCCCAGGCCGCGCTTGGCGCCGAGATTGAGGTGCCCACGCTCGACGGCCGCGAAGAACTGACAATCCCACCCGGCACGCAGCCGGCCGAAGTGTTCAAGCTGCGCGGGCGCGGCATGCCCGACCCCAGCCGTCACCGCGGCGTCGGCGACTTGCTGGTGCAGGTGCATCTCGAGGTTCCGAAGAAGCTCACCGAGCGTCAGGAAGAGCTGCTCCGCGAGTTGGCCGACGAAGAACAAACGAACGTGAGTGCCCACCGTAAAACTTTCATGGAGCGGTTGCGCGAATACTTCGTGAGCGACGAAGCCGACCGCCAGGAGAACTAA
- the groL gene encoding chaperonin GroEL (60 kDa chaperone family; promotes refolding of misfolded polypeptides especially under stressful conditions; forms two stacked rings of heptamers to form a barrel-shaped 14mer; ends can be capped by GroES; misfolded proteins enter the barrel where they are refolded when GroES binds): MAKQLLFEDQARAKMLRGVEKLANAVAVTMGPTGHNVIIDKSFGGPTVTKDGVTVAKEVELDDPFENMGAKLVNEVASKTSDVAGDGTTTATVLARAIFKEGARLIAAGSNPMAVRRGIDKAVEAAVEHLTSLAKPVNSKEEIAQVGAVSANNDREIGELLANAVEKVGKDGVITVEEGKTIDTTLELVEGMQFDKGYISPYFINRPAELECVLDDCLLLIHEKKISNLRDLVPILEQVSQSGKPLLIIAEDVEGDALAALVVNKLRGVLNVAAVKAPGFGDRRKAMLGDIATLTGGTLISEDLGIQLESLQLNQLGRAKQVKVDKNNTTIIQGAGKQSEIQARIQQIRNQVEATESEYDREKYQERLAKLTGGVAIISVGASSEADMKQKKARVEDALHATRAAVEEGILPGGGVALLRCKDAVEKARSSAKGDEKIGVSIILHSLDGPMKQIVNNCGIDGSVVADEVSQKSGNQGYDAYSGEYVDMVKAGIIDPLKVVRSALQNAASISGLMLTTEALVTNLSKEEKDKPRIEGSIR; this comes from the coding sequence GTGGCAAAGCAACTGCTCTTCGAAGACCAGGCCAGGGCCAAGATGCTGCGCGGCGTCGAAAAGCTGGCCAACGCCGTCGCCGTCACCATGGGGCCGACCGGCCACAATGTGATCATCGACAAGTCGTTTGGCGGACCGACCGTCACCAAAGACGGTGTCACGGTCGCCAAGGAAGTGGAGCTCGACGATCCGTTTGAAAACATGGGCGCCAAGCTCGTCAACGAAGTCGCCTCCAAGACCTCCGATGTGGCCGGCGACGGCACCACCACCGCCACCGTTTTGGCTCGCGCCATCTTCAAGGAAGGCGCGCGGCTCATCGCGGCGGGCAGCAACCCCATGGCGGTGCGCCGAGGCATTGACAAGGCGGTTGAGGCCGCGGTCGAGCATCTCACCTCTCTGGCCAAGCCGGTGAACAGCAAGGAAGAAATCGCCCAGGTTGGCGCCGTCAGCGCCAACAATGATCGCGAGATTGGCGAACTGCTGGCCAACGCCGTCGAAAAGGTCGGCAAAGACGGCGTCATCACGGTCGAGGAAGGCAAGACCATCGACACCACGTTGGAGTTGGTCGAGGGCATGCAGTTCGACAAGGGCTATATTTCTCCCTACTTCATCAATCGGCCAGCGGAACTTGAGTGCGTGCTCGACGACTGCCTATTGCTGATCCACGAAAAGAAGATCAGCAACTTGCGCGACCTGGTGCCGATCTTGGAGCAGGTCAGCCAGTCGGGCAAGCCGCTGCTGATCATCGCCGAAGATGTGGAAGGCGACGCGCTCGCCGCGCTCGTGGTCAACAAGCTGCGTGGCGTGCTCAACGTGGCCGCGGTCAAGGCGCCGGGCTTTGGCGATCGCCGCAAGGCGATGCTGGGCGACATCGCCACGCTCACCGGCGGCACCCTGATTAGCGAAGACCTCGGCATTCAGCTCGAAAGCCTTCAGCTCAATCAACTGGGTCGCGCCAAGCAGGTGAAGGTCGACAAGAACAACACGACCATCATTCAAGGCGCCGGCAAGCAGTCGGAGATTCAGGCCCGCATCCAGCAGATTCGCAATCAGGTGGAGGCCACCGAGAGCGAATACGATCGCGAGAAGTACCAAGAGCGGTTGGCCAAGCTGACCGGCGGCGTGGCCATCATCTCGGTCGGCGCCAGCAGCGAGGCCGACATGAAGCAAAAGAAGGCTCGCGTCGAAGACGCGCTGCACGCTACTCGCGCCGCGGTGGAAGAAGGCATTCTGCCGGGCGGCGGCGTTGCCCTCCTGCGCTGCAAGGACGCGGTCGAAAAAGCTCGTAGCTCTGCCAAGGGCGACGAGAAAATCGGCGTCAGCATCATCTTGCATTCGCTCGATGGGCCGATGAAGCAGATCGTCAACAACTGCGGCATCGACGGCTCCGTCGTCGCCGACGAAGTGAGCCAGAAGTCGGGCAACCAAGGCTACGACGCCTACTCGGGCGAGTACGTCGACATGGTCAAGGCGGGCATCATCGACCCCTTGAAGGTGGTTCGCAGCGCTCTGCAGAACGCGGCGAGCATCTCCGGCCTGATGCTCACCACCGAGGCGCTGGTCACCAACCTCAGCAAGGAGGAAAAGGACAAGCCGCGGATCGAAGGCTCGATTCGCTAG
- a CDS encoding co-chaperone GroES yields the protein MAKNNINIRPLDDRVVVEPLEAEEMTAGGIVLPDSAKERPQRGMVLATGPGKVLDSGDRGALSVAVGDEVIFGKYSGTDIEVSGRDVKILRESDILAKVVS from the coding sequence ATGGCCAAAAACAACATCAATATCCGCCCCCTGGACGACCGCGTCGTTGTCGAACCGCTCGAAGCTGAAGAGATGACCGCCGGCGGCATCGTGCTGCCCGACTCGGCCAAAGAGCGTCCCCAGCGTGGCATGGTCCTGGCGACAGGTCCCGGCAAGGTGCTCGATAGCGGTGACCGCGGAGCGTTGTCTGTTGCGGTGGGAGACGAGGTGATCTTTGGCAAGTACTCGGGCACCGACATCGAAGTCAGTGGCCGCGACGTCAAGATCCTCCGCGAGTCCGACATTCTGGCCAAGGTCGTCAGCTAG
- the groL gene encoding chaperonin GroEL (60 kDa chaperone family; promotes refolding of misfolded polypeptides especially under stressful conditions; forms two stacked rings of heptamers to form a barrel-shaped 14mer; ends can be capped by GroES; misfolded proteins enter the barrel where they are refolded when GroES binds), with protein MPKQIVFDDEARQPLAAGVAKLARAVRSTLGPRGRNAVLDKGWGSPKVTKDGVTVAEDIELEDPFENLGAQLVKEAASKTNDIAGDGTTTATVLSEAIFKEGLKMIAAGADPMALSRGISKAVDLVIEQIAKLSTKISDKNKKEITQVATIAGNNDPSIGDVLADAFFRVGKDGVITVEEGRQTETSVDVVEGMQFDRGYLSPHFVTDQDSQSVELENCYILLFEEKISSVKNIVPLLEAISKTKRPLLIIAEDVEGEALATLVVNKLRGILSVCAVKAPGYGDRRKAMMGDLAVLTAGTAIFKDLGIQLDSVKLSDLGQAKKVLIDSENTTIIGGAGKKSDIDGRANQIRAEIEHTDSDYDREKLQERLAKLAGGVAEIRVGAATETEMKERKALIEDAKSATQAALEEGIVPGGGVALLRCEKALEKIDLEGDEKLGAEIIRQVLDYPLRCIADNAGLDGAVVVNRVRQLKGKTEGYDADKDRYCDLVAAGVIDPAKVVRIALQNAASVASLLLTTESLVVDIPKDEEDAGGGHHDHGMGGMGGMGGMGGMGGMDMGGMGMM; from the coding sequence GTGCCCAAGCAAATTGTCTTTGACGACGAGGCTCGCCAGCCGCTGGCGGCCGGGGTGGCCAAGCTGGCCCGCGCTGTGCGCAGCACGCTCGGCCCGCGTGGCCGCAACGCGGTGCTGGACAAGGGATGGGGCTCGCCCAAGGTGACCAAGGACGGTGTGACCGTCGCGGAGGATATTGAGCTCGAAGATCCGTTCGAGAACCTCGGCGCGCAACTCGTCAAAGAGGCCGCCAGCAAGACCAACGACATTGCCGGTGATGGCACCACCACCGCCACGGTGTTGAGCGAGGCGATCTTCAAAGAGGGCCTCAAAATGATCGCCGCCGGCGCCGACCCCATGGCGCTGTCTCGCGGCATCAGCAAAGCGGTCGATTTGGTCATTGAGCAAATCGCCAAACTGTCGACCAAGATCAGCGACAAGAATAAGAAGGAAATCACGCAGGTCGCCACCATCGCCGGCAACAACGATCCTTCGATCGGCGACGTGCTGGCCGATGCCTTCTTCCGCGTCGGCAAAGATGGCGTCATCACCGTCGAGGAAGGCCGCCAGACCGAGACCAGCGTCGATGTGGTCGAGGGCATGCAATTCGATCGCGGCTATCTCTCGCCCCACTTTGTCACCGATCAAGACAGTCAGTCGGTGGAGTTGGAGAACTGCTACATCCTGCTGTTCGAAGAGAAGATTTCGAGCGTCAAGAACATCGTGCCGCTGCTCGAAGCGATCAGCAAGACCAAGCGGCCGCTGCTGATTATCGCGGAAGATGTCGAAGGCGAGGCGCTGGCCACCCTGGTGGTCAACAAGCTGCGCGGCATCCTCAGCGTGTGTGCGGTGAAGGCCCCCGGCTACGGCGATCGTCGCAAGGCCATGATGGGCGATCTGGCCGTGCTGACCGCCGGCACCGCCATCTTCAAAGACCTTGGCATTCAACTCGACTCGGTGAAGCTCAGCGACCTGGGCCAGGCCAAGAAGGTGCTCATCGATTCGGAGAACACCACGATCATCGGTGGCGCTGGCAAGAAGTCCGACATCGACGGCCGCGCTAATCAGATTCGCGCCGAGATCGAACACACCGACAGCGACTATGACCGCGAAAAGCTGCAAGAGCGGTTGGCCAAGCTGGCTGGCGGCGTGGCCGAGATTCGCGTCGGCGCCGCGACCGAGACCGAAATGAAGGAGCGCAAGGCTCTGATCGAAGACGCCAAGTCGGCCACGCAGGCCGCGCTGGAAGAAGGCATTGTGCCCGGCGGTGGCGTGGCGCTGCTTCGCTGCGAGAAGGCCCTGGAAAAGATCGATTTGGAAGGGGACGAGAAGCTTGGCGCCGAGATCATCCGTCAGGTGCTCGACTATCCGCTGCGCTGCATCGCCGACAACGCCGGCCTCGATGGCGCAGTGGTCGTCAACCGCGTGCGTCAGCTTAAGGGCAAGACCGAAGGTTACGACGCCGACAAGGATCGCTACTGCGATTTGGTCGCCGCGGGCGTAATCGACCCCGCCAAGGTGGTTCGCATCGCACTGCAAAATGCGGCCAGCGTCGCTTCGCTGCTGCTCACCACCGAGTCGCTGGTCGTCGACATCCCCAAAGATGAAGAGGACGCCGGCGGCGGCCACCACGATCACGGCATGGGTGGCATGGGTGGCATGGGTGGCATGGGCGGCATGGGCGGCATGGATATGGGCGGCATGGGGATGATGTAA
- a CDS encoding M42 family metallopeptidase — translation MDIAAKDFLKRILETPSPSGYERPVQDLVRQYVGDFADEVRTDLHGNVIAVKNPAAGLRVMLAGHCDQIGLLVQHIDEQGYLWVQPIGGWDPQMLVGQRMTVWTAKGPVPGVISRKAIHLLTEEERKQVVKLKDLWIDIGAKDRAEASELIRVGDPVTLDLGYRELRNNLSYAPGMDNKVGLWVAIEALRRAGKHKLNCAAYAVSTVQEEIGLRGAQTSAYGIDPQIGIAIDVTHATDCPTIDKKQEGDVALGKGPVIYRGPNMNPRIVDRLIDVAGAASIPFQLAAASRPTGTDANPIQINRAGVATGLVSIPNRYMHSPVETISLDDIDHAAELLAQFLVGVSADVDITP, via the coding sequence ATGGACATTGCGGCCAAGGATTTCTTGAAGCGCATCCTGGAAACGCCCAGCCCCTCGGGTTATGAGCGGCCGGTGCAAGACTTGGTTCGCCAGTACGTTGGCGACTTTGCCGACGAAGTGCGCACCGATCTGCACGGCAACGTGATTGCCGTGAAAAACCCCGCCGCCGGCCTACGGGTGATGCTGGCTGGCCACTGCGATCAGATCGGGCTTTTAGTGCAGCACATTGACGAACAGGGGTATCTATGGGTGCAGCCAATTGGTGGCTGGGATCCGCAGATGCTAGTGGGGCAGAGGATGACCGTGTGGACCGCCAAAGGACCTGTGCCGGGCGTCATCTCGCGAAAGGCGATTCACCTGCTCACCGAAGAGGAGCGCAAGCAGGTCGTCAAGCTCAAGGACCTTTGGATCGACATCGGAGCCAAAGATCGCGCCGAGGCGAGTGAGTTGATCCGAGTAGGGGACCCCGTGACTCTCGATCTCGGCTATCGCGAACTGCGCAACAACCTTTCCTACGCGCCCGGAATGGACAACAAAGTGGGGCTCTGGGTGGCAATAGAGGCGCTGCGCCGCGCGGGCAAGCACAAGTTGAACTGCGCCGCCTATGCGGTTTCGACCGTGCAGGAAGAAATTGGTCTCCGCGGCGCGCAAACTAGCGCCTATGGTATTGATCCGCAGATCGGCATCGCCATCGACGTGACCCACGCCACCGATTGCCCCACCATCGACAAAAAGCAAGAGGGAGACGTGGCGCTGGGCAAGGGACCGGTGATTTATCGCGGGCCCAACATGAATCCGCGCATTGTCGATCGCTTGATCGATGTGGCGGGCGCCGCCTCCATTCCGTTTCAATTGGCCGCCGCGAGCCGCCCCACCGGCACCGACGCGAACCCCATTCAAATCAATCGCGCGGGCGTCGCCACCGGTCTGGTAAGCATTCCAAATCGCTACATGCACAGCCCGGTGGAGACGATTTCCCTGGACGACATCGACCATGCCGCGGAGCTGTTGGCGCAGTTTCTGGTTGGCGTGTCGGCGGACGTGGATATCACGCCGTAA
- a CDS encoding homoserine dehydrogenase, translated as MEKTKVAIVGMGTVGTGVARLLLDYGDRTARHAGRTLWLEKVVVSDVNKPRDIDLPQGLLTADLEQVTKNREISVVAHLVGGLEPARSIMLKLLESGKDVVTANKALLAEYGPELFDRARELGRTISFEAAVAGGIPIIANISQCLTANQITQLDAILNGTSNFILTHMEERGWSYAQALAEAQRLGYAEADPTMDVDGTDTAQKLAILAHLAFGARVRWSEIPRIGIDKLNLADMSYAKELGYRIKLLAIAQLVPEGLELHVSPTLVRMGTPLAEVRGAYNAIRVVGDAVGPVFFHGLGAGQMPTASAVAADLIDTVVGRAALTFRILQLWSDRFAKAPARDHAKVPGRFYLRFDVEDRPGVMADITGVLGRHGVSIASVIQHEQSDQMAGIVPLVIMTHQTTEGASREASAEIDRLSCVRAGSVRLRVKD; from the coding sequence ATGGAAAAAACCAAGGTTGCCATTGTGGGCATGGGCACCGTCGGCACGGGCGTCGCGCGCTTGCTGCTGGACTATGGCGACCGCACCGCGCGCCACGCGGGACGCACTCTCTGGCTGGAGAAGGTGGTCGTTAGCGATGTCAACAAGCCGCGCGACATCGATTTGCCACAGGGTTTGCTGACCGCTGACCTGGAACAGGTGACCAAAAACCGCGAGATCAGCGTGGTCGCCCACTTGGTCGGCGGCCTGGAACCTGCCCGCAGCATCATGCTCAAGCTGCTTGAGAGCGGCAAAGACGTCGTCACCGCCAACAAAGCGCTATTGGCGGAGTATGGGCCAGAGCTGTTCGATCGAGCCCGAGAATTGGGGCGCACCATTTCATTCGAAGCGGCTGTGGCCGGCGGCATCCCGATCATCGCCAATATCAGTCAATGTCTGACCGCCAATCAGATCACGCAACTCGACGCCATTCTCAACGGCACCAGCAACTTCATCCTCACCCACATGGAAGAGCGCGGCTGGAGCTATGCGCAAGCGCTCGCCGAGGCACAGCGACTGGGCTACGCCGAGGCCGATCCCACGATGGATGTCGACGGCACCGACACCGCGCAAAAGCTGGCCATCCTGGCGCACCTGGCCTTTGGCGCTCGCGTGCGCTGGAGCGAAATTCCGCGTATCGGCATCGACAAACTCAACTTGGCCGACATGAGCTATGCCAAGGAACTAGGCTACCGAATCAAGTTGTTGGCCATAGCGCAGCTTGTGCCGGAAGGGTTGGAACTGCACGTTTCGCCCACCTTGGTGCGGATGGGAACGCCACTGGCGGAAGTGCGCGGCGCGTACAACGCCATCCGCGTGGTGGGCGACGCCGTGGGGCCGGTATTCTTTCATGGGCTTGGCGCCGGGCAGATGCCTACCGCGTCGGCCGTGGCGGCCGACCTGATCGATACGGTCGTCGGCCGGGCGGCGCTGACCTTTCGCATCTTGCAACTTTGGAGCGACCGCTTCGCCAAGGCGCCGGCGCGCGATCACGCCAAAGTGCCGGGGCGTTTTTATCTGCGCTTTGATGTTGAGGATCGGCCGGGTGTGATGGCTGATATCACAGGAGTTCTGGGGCGGCACGGCGTTTCGATCGCGTCGGTGATTCAACATGAACAAAGCGACCAAATGGCGGGTATCGTGCCGCTGGTCATTATGACGCACCAGACGACGGAAGGCGCGTCGCGCGAGGCCAGCGCCGAGATCGATCGCCTATCATGCGTGCGCGCCGGCAGTGTGCGTCTGCGAGTGAAGGACTAA